A region from the Candidatus Binatia bacterium genome encodes:
- a CDS encoding YraN family protein — MSGQDQRQIFGAEGERIAERYLSKKGYRVVERNYRCPMGEVDLILLDRRVIVFVEVKTRRHERFGIPFESVHPRKQQKMIKTALWFLSEHKLHNRDARFDVVGIAFGAREPVVEHIENAFEVS; from the coding sequence ATGAGCGGACAGGATCAACGACAGATTTTCGGCGCGGAGGGCGAGCGCATCGCCGAGCGCTATTTGTCCAAGAAAGGATACCGCGTCGTCGAGCGCAACTATCGCTGCCCGATGGGAGAGGTGGATCTGATCCTGCTGGACCGGCGGGTGATCGTCTTCGTGGAGGTAAAGACCCGCCGCCACGAGCGCTTCGGCATCCCGTTTGAATCGGTTCATCCGCGCAAGCAGCAGAAGATGATCAAGACCGCGCTGTGGTTCCTGAGCGAGCACAAACTCCACAACCGCGACGCCAGGTTCGACGTGGTCGGCATCGCGTTCGGCGCCCGCGAGCCGGTCGTCGAGCACATTGAGAATGCGTTTGAAGTTAGTTAG
- the serS gene encoding serine--tRNA ligase: protein MLEVKLLRENLDRVKERIAARGAKIEWEKFVAIDRERRETLAEWERLKEKKNRLSGEIGKVKKSGGDAAALMKEVEALTEAIRKAEAPLAEIEKRFEEFMLTIPNLPHESVPLGSGPEENPEVRKWGEIPRFDFKPKPHWEVGEELGILDFSRAAKIAGARFVVYHRQGALLERALANFMLAVHTGENGYAEVFPPSIVNTAALTGTGQLPKFAGDLFKLEGTDYWLSPTAEVQLTNLFREEILDPERLPLKFCAWSANFRSEAGSYGKDTRGIIRLHQFQKVELVKFARPEQSYEELESLTSDAETILQKLGIPYRVVALCTGDLGFGAAKTYDIEVWLPGQNAYKEISSCSNFEAFQARRAAIRYRMPGKTRSDYVHTLNGSGLAVGRTLVAVLENYQQKDGSVVVPDALRPYMGGLERIA from the coding sequence ATGCTCGAAGTTAAACTGCTGAGAGAAAATCTCGACCGGGTCAAAGAGCGAATCGCCGCTCGCGGGGCGAAGATCGAATGGGAGAAGTTTGTCGCCATCGACCGTGAGCGCCGGGAGACGCTCGCCGAATGGGAAAGGCTCAAGGAAAAGAAGAACCGGCTTTCCGGCGAGATCGGCAAGGTCAAAAAATCCGGCGGCGACGCGGCGGCGTTGATGAAAGAAGTCGAGGCCCTGACCGAGGCGATCCGAAAGGCGGAAGCGCCGCTGGCGGAAATAGAGAAGCGGTTTGAAGAATTCATGCTGACGATTCCGAACCTGCCGCACGAAAGCGTGCCTTTGGGCTCGGGACCTGAAGAAAACCCGGAGGTCAGGAAGTGGGGGGAGATTCCGCGCTTCGACTTCAAGCCGAAGCCCCATTGGGAAGTGGGAGAGGAATTGGGCATCCTGGATTTTTCTCGCGCGGCGAAAATCGCCGGCGCTCGTTTTGTCGTTTACCATCGGCAAGGGGCGCTGTTGGAGCGGGCGCTCGCCAACTTCATGCTCGCCGTCCACACCGGCGAGAACGGCTATGCCGAAGTCTTCCCGCCCTCGATCGTCAACACGGCGGCGCTCACCGGGACGGGTCAGCTACCCAAGTTTGCCGGCGATCTCTTCAAGCTGGAGGGCACCGATTATTGGTTGAGTCCGACTGCGGAGGTGCAGCTCACCAATCTATTCCGCGAGGAAATTCTCGACCCGGAGCGATTGCCGCTCAAATTTTGTGCCTGGAGCGCCAACTTTCGCTCCGAAGCGGGGAGTTACGGCAAGGACACTCGCGGCATCATTCGCTTGCATCAGTTCCAGAAGGTCGAGCTGGTGAAGTTCGCCCGTCCCGAGCAGAGTTACGAGGAGCTCGAATCGCTCACAAGCGATGCGGAGACGATACTCCAGAAGCTTGGAATCCCGTACCGGGTGGTCGCGCTGTGCACCGGCGACCTGGGGTTCGGCGCAGCCAAGACGTACGACATCGAAGTCTGGCTGCCGGGGCAGAACGCCTATAAGGAGATTTCTTCCTGCTCGAACTTCGAAGCCTTTCAGGCGCGTCGAGCCGCTATACGGTATCGCATGCCGGGAAAAACACGCAGCGATTATGTTCATACACTGAACGGCTCCGGGCTCGCCGTCGGCCGAACCCTGGTGGCGGTGCTGGAAAATTATCAGCAGAAAGACGGGAGCGTCGTGGTGCCCGATGCG